In Methanosarcina siciliae T4/M, one genomic interval encodes:
- a CDS encoding dephospho-CoA kinase: MKIIAFVGMPASGKSEASRIAAEMGIPVIIMGDVIRKEVLKRGLEPNDSNTGMVATDLRKCEGMNAVARRCVSQIRETGSELVVVDGVRGIAEVECFRQEFGKGFVLISIYAPLEVRFSRVQKRGRSDDMDSIDGLRQRDERELSWGMGEAIEASNVEIENNFALETFRKDVSDVLNNYLKSSPEK, encoded by the coding sequence ATGAAGATAATAGCTTTTGTAGGCATGCCAGCTTCGGGAAAATCCGAAGCTTCCCGGATTGCTGCTGAGATGGGCATTCCTGTTATTATTATGGGTGACGTGATCAGGAAGGAAGTACTGAAGCGTGGGCTCGAGCCTAATGATTCCAATACCGGAATGGTTGCAACGGACCTTCGCAAATGTGAGGGCATGAATGCCGTTGCCAGACGCTGCGTTTCTCAGATCAGGGAAACAGGTTCGGAACTTGTAGTTGTTGATGGTGTGCGCGGGATTGCCGAAGTGGAGTGCTTCAGGCAGGAATTCGGAAAAGGTTTTGTTCTGATTTCGATTTACGCCCCCCTTGAGGTTCGCTTTTCCAGAGTCCAAAAAAGGGGCAGAAGCGATGATATGGACAGTATCGATGGGCTCCGCCAGAGAGACGAACGAGAACTCAGCTGGGGTATGGGGGAAGCTATCGAAGCTTCCAATGTGGAAATCGAAAACAACTTCGCTCTTGAGACCTTCAGAAAAGATGTTAGTGATGTTTTGAATAACTATTTGAAATCAAGCCCAGAAAAATAA
- a CDS encoding RNA-binding domain-containing protein, which translates to MINVKVSAAVYPTEDPEKVTKAISVLFTGIKLQKDPFDAVESEKGVFPAFWLTGEGGLDLLFTLHGLIRRETIIDSIRNKVFSKGLSGEGLLVRFLLNKQAAFVGIPSAPAEEEPLGSIEVVIRADSPEEMERLFEWLLPLTEEGVPVVEVEMDYVERD; encoded by the coding sequence ATGATAAATGTAAAGGTTTCAGCAGCTGTCTATCCTACGGAAGACCCTGAAAAGGTCACCAAAGCAATTTCGGTTCTCTTCACAGGCATAAAACTCCAAAAAGATCCTTTTGATGCAGTAGAATCCGAAAAAGGAGTTTTTCCTGCTTTTTGGCTTACAGGCGAGGGAGGACTTGATCTCCTGTTTACCCTGCACGGGCTTATTCGCAGGGAAACGATTATAGACAGTATTCGCAACAAGGTTTTCAGTAAAGGATTATCTGGTGAAGGGCTTTTAGTTCGTTTTTTACTGAACAAACAGGCAGCTTTTGTAGGAATTCCCAGCGCTCCAGCTGAAGAAGAGCCTCTGGGTTCCATCGAAGTTGTAATCAGGGCAGACTCTCCTGAAGAGATGGAAAGACTCTTTGAGTGGCTTTTGCCTCTCACCGAAGAAGGGGTACCGGTTGTTGAAGTGGAAATGGACTATGTTGAAAGAGATTGA
- a CDS encoding sugar phosphate isomerase/epimerase family protein, which translates to MQLPRISFSSRAVVEDPFKWAYTLEDHGYTGWEIVQEGSQCLSSKTVQNLKNIYETTNLELTLHLPFSDMNLAGLNDSIRAEVLRQMKNYLTLASNYVSLAVVHPGYLSPYGAQVPDQAYMTNLASIRELCDFAADFGIIIAVENMPDFPKIFGKYPDEMQEMLDAIGSHNVGFTFDVGHANTVGLIDEFLDQLNDRISHVHIHDNMGKKDEHLPLGEGNIDWKHVMGKLSNYKGIFVTEMSSVEEGIKSLEFLRKL; encoded by the coding sequence ATGCAGCTGCCTAGAATCAGTTTTTCATCGCGTGCGGTCGTTGAAGACCCTTTTAAGTGGGCATACACACTCGAAGACCACGGATATACGGGCTGGGAGATCGTACAGGAAGGATCCCAGTGCCTGAGCAGCAAAACTGTTCAGAACCTGAAGAATATTTATGAAACCACCAATCTGGAACTGACCCTGCACCTGCCTTTTTCTGATATGAACCTCGCAGGCCTGAACGACTCAATCCGTGCAGAAGTCCTCAGGCAGATGAAGAACTATCTTACCCTTGCCTCTAATTATGTCAGCCTTGCTGTGGTACATCCCGGCTATCTCTCTCCTTACGGAGCGCAGGTGCCAGATCAAGCCTACATGACAAATCTTGCTTCTATCCGGGAATTATGCGACTTTGCCGCAGATTTCGGGATCATTATAGCTGTTGAGAATATGCCCGATTTTCCGAAGATTTTTGGCAAATACCCTGACGAAATGCAGGAAATGCTCGATGCTATCGGGAGCCATAACGTGGGCTTTACCTTCGATGTAGGGCATGCCAATACTGTTGGGCTTATAGACGAGTTTCTGGACCAGCTGAATGACAGAATTTCCCATGTGCATATCCACGATAACATGGGTAAAAAAGATGAGCATCTTCCCCTCGGAGAGGGTAACATAGATTGGAAGCACGTTATGGGGAAGCTCTCAAACTATAAGGGAATCTTTGTTACCGAAATGTCTTCGGTTGAAGAAGGGATCAAAAGCCTTGAATTCTTGAGGAAGCTGTGA
- a CDS encoding class I SAM-dependent methyltransferase, with product MRVCEVGKEGSLMNFTDIIEFAKKPQIYTEGNAVMWTDDHISKQLLDVHLNPDIDLASRRRTSIKSTVDWILNSVNLEKMNILDLGCGPGLYAELMAERGHKVTGVDFSKNSIEYARSEAIKKNLDIEYLNLNYLELREENKYNLVMMVFTDFGVLIPEARKKLLHNVYRALKPGGTFIFDVLSDKDIETKVAEKSWEVEERGFWKDRSHLILSESFYYPKDKVILYQHIVIDNSDNFDVYRFWTHFFKSDDLKKILGQEGFEKIECYDDVLPDIDLWNGNNVIFCKATKK from the coding sequence ATGAGAGTCTGTGAAGTTGGAAAGGAGGGCTCATTAATGAATTTTACAGATATTATTGAATTTGCAAAAAAACCGCAAATCTATACAGAAGGGAATGCTGTTATGTGGACAGATGACCACATTTCAAAGCAGTTGTTGGATGTTCACCTAAACCCGGATATCGACCTTGCAAGCCGGAGAAGAACGAGTATAAAGAGTACTGTGGACTGGATTTTAAATTCGGTCAATCTGGAAAAAATGAACATTCTTGATCTGGGATGCGGGCCCGGATTGTATGCCGAGCTCATGGCGGAGAGAGGACATAAAGTAACAGGTGTCGATTTCTCTAAGAATTCAATCGAATATGCCAGAAGTGAAGCCATAAAGAAAAATCTGGATATAGAATACTTAAACCTGAATTACCTTGAATTGCGTGAAGAAAATAAATATAATCTTGTAATGATGGTTTTTACTGACTTTGGTGTCCTAATACCAGAGGCAAGAAAGAAATTGTTGCATAATGTTTACAGGGCTTTGAAACCTGGCGGAACTTTCATTTTTGATGTTCTGAGCGATAAAGACATTGAAACGAAAGTTGCTGAGAAATCCTGGGAAGTGGAAGAGCGTGGCTTCTGGAAAGACAGATCACACCTGATTCTTTCAGAGTCCTTTTACTATCCGAAAGACAAAGTAATATTGTATCAGCACATAGTGATCGATAATTCTGACAATTTTGATGTATATCGTTTTTGGACTCACTTCTTTAAGTCTGATGATCTAAAAAAAATACTGGGACAGGAAGGCTTTGAAAAAATCGAGTGTTATGACGATGTTTTGCCGGATATCGATCTCTGGAATGGAAATAATGTTATCTTTTGCAAGGCAACTAAAAAGTAA
- a CDS encoding gamma-glutamylcyclotransferase family protein produces MSQETDRTLYGRVFHRNVCWQRSYERVEGEELIMALYGSLRNELYNNRRFDLQNRSEFLGTTKIDGYTLYSLGPYPAVYPSANGAVVAEVRRFSGKKQLEVAKSIDYMELFGGYHREYVDLELPEKKLKGIIYVYDEKPETEVIDHGDWTRYLKEKELPDDS; encoded by the coding sequence ATGTCTCAGGAAACAGATCGGACTCTTTATGGCAGGGTCTTCCACAGGAATGTCTGCTGGCAGCGCTCATACGAAAGAGTGGAGGGTGAAGAGCTCATAATGGCACTTTACGGCAGCTTAAGAAACGAGCTTTACAATAACCGGCGTTTCGATCTTCAAAATCGGTCTGAATTCCTTGGGACTACAAAAATCGATGGATATACCCTCTATTCCCTTGGCCCCTACCCTGCTGTTTATCCTTCGGCAAACGGTGCCGTGGTCGCAGAGGTGCGCAGGTTTTCAGGAAAAAAGCAGCTTGAAGTTGCAAAATCCATTGATTATATGGAGCTTTTTGGCGGGTACCACAGGGAATATGTGGACCTGGAACTCCCGGAGAAAAAACTCAAGGGAATTATTTACGTGTATGACGAAAAGCCCGAAACTGAGGTAATTGATCATGGGGACTGGACCAGATACCTCAAAGAAAAAGAACTGCCTGATGACAGCTGA
- a CDS encoding elongation factor Tu, which translates to MVNVAIIGTEKSGRTSLAANLGRKGTSSDITMYNNDKESRKMVFVDAHSYPKTLKSLITALNISDLAVLCIPPQGLDAHTGECIIALDLLGFKHGIIALTKSDSTHMYAVDELKAKIKVITAGTILQDWECIALNTNKSAKNPFEGVDDLKASINEMAEKIEAEQAELNSLPARIFIDHAFNVTGKGCVVLGVVKQGISKDKDKTKIFPLDRDIEIRSIQSHDIDIDSAPTGTRVGMRLKNVQAKDIERGFIISDKEIVTTDYTLECTISKFTKKIEPASVLHLFVGLQSEPVRVEKILFDGNEVKEAKPGTTCLLELSGNKKVAYSKEDRFLLANLDLTQRFAGYGFSK; encoded by the coding sequence ATGGTAAACGTTGCAATTATAGGGACAGAAAAAAGCGGAAGGACCTCCCTTGCCGCAAACCTCGGGAGAAAAGGAACGTCTTCCGACATAACCATGTACAATAACGATAAGGAAAGCCGTAAAATGGTTTTTGTGGATGCGCACAGCTATCCGAAAACCCTGAAATCCCTGATTACGGCCCTGAATATTTCCGACCTGGCAGTCCTGTGCATCCCTCCCCAGGGCCTGGACGCCCATACCGGAGAATGCATCATTGCCCTGGACCTGCTCGGGTTTAAACATGGAATTATTGCCCTTACAAAGTCGGACAGCACCCATATGTATGCAGTTGACGAACTGAAGGCAAAAATAAAGGTAATCACTGCAGGAACTATACTCCAGGACTGGGAATGTATCGCCCTGAACACAAACAAAAGCGCAAAGAATCCCTTTGAAGGCGTAGACGACCTTAAAGCCAGTATAAATGAGATGGCAGAGAAAATAGAAGCCGAACAGGCAGAACTCAACAGCCTGCCGGCAAGGATCTTTATAGACCACGCTTTCAATGTGACAGGCAAAGGTTGTGTCGTACTCGGGGTTGTCAAGCAGGGCATCTCAAAGGACAAGGATAAAACCAAAATTTTCCCGCTTGACAGGGATATCGAAATCCGCTCTATCCAGAGCCATGATATTGATATTGACAGCGCCCCGACAGGCACAAGAGTTGGCATGCGCCTGAAAAATGTACAGGCAAAAGACATAGAGAGAGGCTTCATCATTTCCGATAAGGAAATCGTAACTACTGACTATACCCTGGAATGTACCATCTCAAAGTTCACGAAAAAGATAGAACCTGCAAGTGTCCTCCACCTTTTTGTCGGTTTGCAGTCCGAACCCGTGCGCGTTGAAAAAATCCTGTTTGACGGAAATGAAGTAAAAGAAGCAAAACCGGGAACCACCTGCTTGCTGGAACTTTCGGGAAACAAAAAGGTTGCCTACAGTAAAGAAGACCGTTTCCTGCTCGCAAACCTTGACCTGACCCAGCGCTTTGCAGGTTACGGTTTTTCAAAATAA
- a CDS encoding PAS domain S-box protein, producing the protein MVDYTQLFNNDYAVMLLIDPESLYIINANNAASNYYGWSCEELRQKKISQIDILSEIKMKAKLSEAKKGIKHHFTFKHQLRNHEIHDVEICAIPINTEEKTLLCFIVRDITETKKVEEESLLIDEYAEKDLVCI; encoded by the coding sequence ATGGTAGACTATACGCAACTATTCAATAATGATTATGCTGTTATGTTGCTTATTGATCCTGAGAGCCTGTATATCATTAATGCTAACAATGCTGCTTCTAATTATTATGGTTGGTCATGTGAAGAACTTAGGCAAAAGAAAATAAGTCAAATAGATATATTGTCTGAAATAAAAATGAAAGCAAAGCTCTCTGAAGCTAAAAAAGGGATTAAACATCACTTTACTTTTAAACATCAACTGCGGAACCATGAGATCCATGATGTTGAGATTTGTGCTATTCCAATTAACACCGAAGAAAAAACACTGCTTTGCTTCATAGTCCGTGACATAACTGAAACAAAAAAAGTGGAAGAGGAATCCCTTCTTATAGATGAATATGCTGAAAAAGATTTAGTATGTATATAG
- a CDS encoding PAS domain-containing sensor histidine kinase, whose product MFDEVGNPTDYVFLEANEAFEKNTGLKVTDIIGKRVTEILPGIEETSLIETYGNVVLTGVPVNFETSIKQLNKYYSVSSYKIDNDCFVAIFQDITERKQAEKTILDREEQYRMLFTQAPVSIIIIDKESGEIIDANPKTCEMYGYSSFEQLNAKNLCLNTPYSFNDALSLIHKAAIEGTQEFEWLSMNANNEYFWQHVRLSLVTINGVERVMATTIDITKRKNAEIALMNSEGQLRTLVNTIPDMVWLKDVEGVYLRCNTKFERYFGAKEAEIVGRTDYDFVDKKLADFFRLKDIEVLEAGKPLMNEELITYADDGHKEYMETIKCPLYDSSGKLIGVLGVGRDISERKRAGDRFAEEIFRRRILIEQSNDGIVVVNDKGEVVEANQKYADMLGYSMDEVLQLHIWDWDNQWTPEELIKIINSTDESGLKFETRHRRKDGTLLYIEVSSNGAILDDQKLAFCVCRDITERKRAEENLKKAEQKYRRAYKLLQGVIESPKDVVIFALDKDYRYIAFNKNHQMTMKNIWGAKIEIDVSMLNYINNPVDVEKEKANFDKVLAGEAFTIVEEYGDFLLERRWKKNVYSPLEDDEGNVIGLTLFLTDITKSKQAEFALLEAKALAEESNKVKSEFIANMSHELRTPLNSVIGFSQILNEKMFGDLNEKQMCYVSNILKSGNHLLELINDILDISKIESGNMEYAPEIIDLQEVIDEIIVLMGPLIKEKNLNLEVNVEFEKLEIKADKLKIKQIIYNLLSNAIKFTPKSGKVWFDSKIMNGNVQISVSDNGIGIPLQYQKVIFDPFKQISSFSNRAHDGTGLGLAIAKHYVEMHLGEIHVESEVGKGSTFTFTIPIDLRND is encoded by the coding sequence ATTTTTGACGAGGTTGGAAATCCGACAGACTATGTCTTTCTAGAAGCAAATGAAGCGTTTGAGAAAAATACTGGACTGAAAGTAACCGATATCATTGGAAAACGTGTTACTGAAATTCTTCCGGGTATTGAAGAAACATCCTTAATAGAAACATATGGAAATGTTGTGCTAACTGGCGTTCCTGTTAATTTCGAAACATCCATCAAACAATTAAATAAATATTATAGTGTTAGTTCGTATAAGATAGACAACGATTGTTTTGTTGCTATATTTCAAGACATAACTGAACGCAAGCAAGCAGAAAAAACTATTCTTGATAGAGAGGAGCAATATAGGATGCTTTTCACACAAGCACCTGTTTCGATAATCATAATTGACAAGGAAAGCGGTGAGATTATCGATGCCAATCCTAAAACCTGTGAAATGTATGGTTATTCTTCATTCGAGCAGTTAAATGCAAAAAATCTCTGCCTGAACACACCTTATTCCTTTAATGATGCACTCAGTTTGATTCATAAAGCTGCCATTGAAGGGACACAAGAATTCGAATGGCTTAGTATGAATGCAAACAATGAATATTTCTGGCAACACGTCCGATTGAGCCTTGTGACCATCAACGGTGTAGAAAGGGTTATGGCAACAACAATTGACATAACTAAACGTAAGAATGCAGAAATTGCACTAATGAATAGTGAGGGACAGCTGCGTACATTGGTAAATACTATTCCCGATATGGTTTGGCTAAAGGATGTCGAGGGAGTATATCTCAGGTGCAATACCAAATTTGAGCGTTACTTTGGTGCAAAAGAAGCGGAGATTGTTGGAAGGACCGATTATGATTTTGTTGATAAGAAACTTGCAGATTTTTTCAGACTAAAGGATATCGAGGTATTAGAAGCTGGCAAGCCTTTAATGAATGAGGAATTAATTACCTATGCTGATGATGGACATAAAGAATACATGGAAACAATTAAATGTCCTTTGTATGATTCCAGTGGAAAACTCATAGGAGTGTTGGGTGTTGGCAGAGACATTTCCGAAAGAAAGAGAGCTGGAGACAGGTTTGCAGAGGAAATTTTCAGAAGGCGTATTCTTATAGAACAGTCCAATGATGGCATAGTTGTTGTTAACGATAAAGGTGAGGTTGTTGAGGCTAACCAGAAATATGCTGATATGCTGGGCTATTCCATGGATGAAGTTCTCCAGTTACACATATGGGATTGGGACAACCAATGGACACCTGAAGAATTAATTAAAATCATAAATAGTACTGATGAGTCTGGCCTTAAATTCGAGACACGCCACCGTCGTAAGGATGGAACTTTACTCTATATCGAAGTTAGCTCAAACGGAGCTATTTTAGATGATCAGAAACTAGCTTTTTGCGTGTGCAGGGACATTACTGAAAGAAAGAGGGCTGAAGAAAATCTGAAAAAAGCGGAACAGAAATACAGGCGGGCATACAAGCTCCTGCAGGGAGTTATTGAAAGTCCCAAGGATGTTGTCATATTCGCTCTTGATAAAGATTACCGGTACATCGCCTTTAATAAAAATCATCAGATGACGATGAAAAATATATGGGGTGCAAAGATAGAGATCGATGTCAGCATGCTTAATTACATCAATAATCCTGTAGATGTGGAAAAGGAAAAAGCTAATTTTGACAAAGTGCTTGCAGGCGAAGCCTTCACTATTGTTGAAGAATACGGTGATTTCTTACTCGAAAGACGATGGAAGAAGAATGTGTACAGTCCTCTTGAGGATGACGAAGGAAATGTTATTGGACTTACGCTGTTCTTAACAGACATAACTAAAAGTAAACAGGCTGAGTTTGCTCTTCTTGAGGCTAAAGCCTTGGCTGAAGAATCAAATAAAGTAAAATCGGAGTTCATTGCAAACATGAGCCATGAGCTTCGCACACCACTCAATTCGGTTATTGGTTTTTCCCAGATCTTGAATGAGAAAATGTTTGGAGATTTAAATGAAAAACAAATGTGTTATGTCTCCAATATCCTGAAAAGTGGTAATCATCTGTTGGAATTGATCAATGATATACTCGATATTTCAAAAATAGAATCAGGCAACATGGAATATGCGCCTGAAATAATAGATCTCCAGGAAGTAATAGATGAAATCATAGTATTAATGGGCCCCCTGATCAAAGAGAAAAATCTTAATCTGGAAGTCAACGTGGAATTCGAAAAGCTAGAAATAAAAGCTGATAAATTAAAGATCAAGCAGATCATTTATAATCTTCTTAGTAACGCAATCAAATTCACACCTAAAAGCGGTAAAGTGTGGTTTGATTCTAAAATAATGAATGGCAATGTTCAGATTTCCGTATCTGATAACGGCATAGGCATTCCTCTGCAATATCAAAAAGTTATATTTGACCCATTTAAACAGATCAGCTCGTTTTCAAACCGTGCTCATGACGGAACTGGATTAGGCCTTGCAATTGCTAAACATTACGTAGAAATGCATTTAGGGGAAATACATGTTGAAAGTGAAGTTGGTAAGGGAAGCACATTCACGTTTACAATACCGATTGATTTGAGAAATGATTGA
- a CDS encoding IS1 family transposase (programmed frameshift), whose product MNCPRCKNSNHTKNGIVCGRQRYKCHDCGYNYSVELKSTASSPLVKRQALQLYLEGLGFRSIGRFLGVSHVSVQKWIKKFGQEIEELKSENEISIVELDEMHTYIGNKKYCWIWIAVDRVGKKFINCSFGSRGTKTGQLLWEKLKKKEIGEVMTDHWRAYAEFIPETIHTQSKAETYTVEGYNGILRHFLARLRRKTKCYTKSLEMLKYSVLLLMKHRNKELPLFN is encoded by the exons ATGAACTGCCCAAGATGCAAAAATTCCAATCACACAAAAAACGGTATAGTTTGTGGACGTCAACGCTACAAATGCCACGATTGTGGATATAACTATTCAGTCGAGCTAAAATCAACTGCTAGTTCTCCTCTAGTTAAGAGACAGGCTTTGCAACTTTATCTTGAGGGATTAGGATTTCGCTCAATAGGACGATTTTTAGGGGTAAGTCATGTTTCTGTCCAAAAATGGATAAAGAAATTTGGTCAGGAGATAGAGGAGCTAAAAAGCGAAAATGAGATATCTATTGTTGAACTGGATGAGATGCACACTTACATCGGTAAC AAAAAATATTGCTGGATCTGGATTGCTGTTGATAGAGTTGGGAAAAAGTTCATCAACTGCTCTTTTGGTAGCAGAGGAACGAAAACTGGACAACTACTCTGGGAAAAATTAAAGAAGAAAGAGATTGGAGAAGTGATGACTGATCACTGGAGGGCATATGCAGAGTTTATTCCTGAAACCATTCATACTCAATCCAAAGCAGAAACGTATACAGTTGAAGGATATAATGGCATATTGAGGCACTTTCTGGCAAGGTTGAGACGAAAGACAAAGTGTTATACGAAGAGTCTTGAAATGCTAAAGTACTCTGTTCTTCTATTGATGAAACACAGAAATAAAGAGTTACCTCTATTTAATTAG
- a CDS encoding PAS domain-containing protein — MEKNCYKENFEKIAERFFFIAEQTGQLIFDGDAITGKIEWSGAIEEFTGYTQEEFSNFDLGACKELIHPEEQERVWNALENSLKTGEKFGQKFRFKRKDGSYIYVEDNSIFLKDENNRVYRGIGLFKNVTENKHTREKLEVSEEQLKMNKEQIVKYLQNFRGIGFQLDNNFELELLHGATEEITGYRSDEFLSGKIRLLQLVRPEDKSHFFENRIKLKTTSKSLVEQEYRIQNRDGNIVWLFESIQVVNNINQEKRLYQGFIQDITERKISMETIEQAEKLRKKEIHHRIKNNLQIISSLLDLECDKLLSGTLDQKKITEAFQESHNRIISMSIIHEELYNSKDMETINFASYLKKLTNDLFNSYKVGNSDISLHLDVDDFFFEMDIAIPLGIIINELVSNSLKYAFPDGMNGEICIKLHQEVNEKNKVLISRIAENDMQNNSCCHRDFSLIVEDNGIGFPDSIDFKNTGSLGLQLVSTLVDQIGGDIELKKVSGTKFEIWFMSSKN; from the coding sequence ATGGAAAAGAATTGTTATAAGGAAAATTTTGAGAAAATTGCAGAAAGATTCTTTTTCATAGCCGAGCAGACAGGACAATTAATATTTGACGGTGATGCAATTACGGGTAAGATTGAGTGGTCAGGAGCTATCGAGGAGTTTACCGGTTACACTCAAGAGGAATTTAGTAACTTTGATCTGGGGGCATGCAAAGAACTCATACATCCTGAAGAACAAGAAAGAGTATGGAATGCATTGGAAAATTCTCTAAAGACCGGGGAAAAGTTCGGGCAAAAATTCAGGTTTAAGAGAAAAGATGGAAGTTATATTTATGTGGAAGACAACTCGATTTTCCTGAAAGATGAAAACAATCGCGTATATAGGGGCATTGGTTTATTTAAAAATGTCACAGAAAACAAGCATACCAGGGAAAAACTTGAGGTAAGTGAAGAACAACTCAAAATGAACAAAGAACAAATAGTTAAATATTTGCAGAATTTTCGAGGAATTGGATTTCAGCTGGATAACAATTTTGAGTTGGAGTTGCTACACGGAGCCACAGAGGAAATTACAGGTTACAGAAGCGACGAATTTCTTTCTGGAAAAATTAGGTTGTTACAGCTGGTGAGACCTGAAGATAAAAGTCATTTCTTTGAAAATAGAATAAAACTGAAAACTACATCTAAATCTCTAGTTGAACAAGAATACAGGATCCAGAACAGGGATGGGAACATAGTTTGGCTTTTTGAGTCTATTCAGGTTGTAAACAACATAAATCAGGAAAAAAGACTTTATCAGGGCTTTATTCAGGATATCACCGAGAGAAAAATTTCAATGGAAACCATTGAACAAGCCGAAAAGCTCCGAAAAAAGGAAATACATCACAGAATTAAAAATAATCTGCAGATAATCTCGAGCCTTCTGGACTTAGAATGCGATAAATTACTGTCTGGTACTCTTGATCAAAAAAAAATTACTGAAGCATTCCAAGAAAGTCATAATCGAATTATATCGATGTCTATCATTCATGAAGAGTTATATAACTCTAAGGATATGGAAACAATTAATTTTGCCTCTTATCTTAAGAAATTAACAAATGATCTTTTCAATTCATATAAGGTGGGAAACTCCGACATAAGCTTGCACCTGGATGTCGATGATTTCTTTTTTGAAATGGACATTGCCATTCCTTTAGGTATTATCATCAACGAACTTGTTTCTAATTCTCTAAAATATGCATTTCCAGACGGAATGAATGGTGAAATTTGCATAAAACTTCACCAAGAAGTTAATGAAAAAAATAAGGTTTTAATCAGTAGAATTGCTGAGAATGATATGCAAAATAACTCCTGCTGTCATAGGGATTTTTCATTAATTGTCGAAGACAACGGAATTGGTTTTCCTGATTCTATTGACTTCAAGAATACTGGTTCACTAGGTTTACAGTTGGTAAGTACTCTTGTTGATCAAATTGGAGGTGACATAGAACTTAAAAAAGTGTCAGGAACGAAATTTGAGATATGGTTTATGAGTTCTAAGAACTAG
- a CDS encoding rolling circle replication-associated protein, whose protein sequence is MCFIFCKITNLKKLQGRKFYYAWNKAIRQHYVVCELTLTAHPYGYKSLVECNQKTLEALEKFIDFMRYHLPDHVEYISVLEFQKNGRINFHVTFFGINWLMNKSAIQYAWKGYGGGEILDIHTIRRRGSS, encoded by the coding sequence ATATGTTTTATTTTCTGTAAAATCACAAATCTCAAGAAGTTACAAGGTAGAAAATTCTATTATGCCTGGAACAAAGCCATCCGCCAGCACTATGTAGTCTGTGAACTCACTTTAACCGCCCATCCCTACGGTTATAAGTCCCTTGTAGAATGTAACCAGAAAACCCTTGAAGCCCTTGAAAAATTTATTGACTTCATGCGTTACCATCTCCCGGATCACGTAGAATACATATCCGTCCTAGAATTCCAGAAAAACGGCAGAATTAACTTTCATGTTACCTTTTTCGGTATCAATTGGCTAATGAATAAATCAGCCATTCAATACGCATGGAAAGGTTACGGAGGCGGGGAAATTCTTGATATTCACACCATCAGGCGTAGAGGCTCTTCATAG